ATCGTCGTGCGGCTGGTCGAGGCGGAGGGTGAGGTCCGGATCAGCGTCGCCGACTCCGGGCTGGGCATCTCCGAGGAGGACCAGGAGCGGCTCTTCCAGGAGTTCTTCCGCTCCACCAACCCCGATGCCAGGTCGCGTCCCGGCACCGGTCTGGGCCTGGCGATCGTCGAGCGGATCGTGCGCCGTCACTCCGGTCAGATCGTCATCGAGTCCACGCTCGGGGTGGGCACGACGATGACCGTCGTCCTGCCACGGGTCGTGGTCGAGGACGACCCGGCCGCCGAGGAGCCGGCTCCCGAGGAGCAGAGGGTCACAGCCCCCGCGTCATGAAGGTGCTGTTCGGGTCCTCGACGTAGGAGCCGAACGGTCCGCAGGGCACGAACCCGGCGCGCGCGTAGAACGCGCGGGCGGGCTCGAAGAACGCCATGCTGCCCGTCTCCAGCGAGACCCGCTCGACGCCGCGCGAGCGCGCGTCGGCCAGCGCGTGGGCGAGCAGCCTCGACGCGACGCCGCGCCCCCGCAGCCGAGGCTCGGTCCGCATGCTCTTCAGCTCCTCGTGACCCCGGTCGAGCGGCGCGAGGGCGACCGTGCCGACGAGGTCGCCGTCCTCGGCGGCGACCCAGAGGCGTACGCCCGGCCCCTGCAGGGCGGTGAGGTCGAGCGCGTGCCGGCTCTCCGGCGGCGCGGTCGGCTCCATGTCGTCGAGGTGCGCCTGCAGGAAGGCCGCGAGGCGCGGGTCGGCGAAGTCGGCCGGGGAGATCTGCACCGTCCCATGGTGGGGGGTCGGTGTTTCCGCGGTGTGTCGGACGGTGTCGCTGTGGACGCGGCGCGACCCGCGGTGCCACGGTGGCCCCGTGACCGAAGCTCTGGACGTCGACTACCTCGTCGTCGGCGCGGGTGCGATGGGGATGGCCTTCGCCGACGCGCTGGTCGACCACTCCGACGCGCGGGTCGCGGTCGTCGACCGCCGCCACGGCGTCGGGGGCCACTGGCTGGAGGCCTACCCGTTCGTCCGGCTGCACCAGTCGTCCTGCTTCTACGGCGTGCCGTCGACGGTGCTCGGTGGGGGCAGGCTGCAGGAGACCGGGCCGGAGGCGGGCCTGCAGGTCCGGGCCGCGCAGCCGGAGATCGTCACCTACTTCGCACAGGTCGCCCAGCGGCTGCAGGACACCGGCCGGGTCGAGGTGCTGACCAACGCCGACGTCGTGGGCCGCTCGGTCGTGTCCCGTGTGTCCGGCCGCCGCGTCGAGGTGCCCGACGCGTGCCGCGTCGTGGACGGTCGCTACCTCGCGCCCGGCATCCCCGCCGAGACGCCACCGCCGTTCGCTGTCGCCG
This genomic interval from Nocardioides palaemonis contains the following:
- a CDS encoding GNAT family N-acetyltransferase, encoding MQISPADFADPRLAAFLQAHLDDMEPTAPPESRHALDLTALQGPGVRLWVAAEDGDLVGTVALAPLDRGHEELKSMRTEPRLRGRGVASRLLAHALADARSRGVERVSLETGSMAFFEPARAFYARAGFVPCGPFGSYVEDPNSTFMTRGL